The Neobacillus sp. PS3-34 genome has a window encoding:
- a CDS encoding tetratricopeptide repeat protein, with protein sequence MDKNQLGIQYMQEGKWEEAAKIFNEAIEENNADPVAYINFGNVLAAVGEEEKAMKFYEKAIELDENAAAAYYSAGNLYFNQERFKEASNMFEKAMKIGLQTSDNYFMLAMSLIQLEQNRLALPYLQRCVELDENDAEARFQYGMLLAQQELIDQAIVQFEKCTELEPEHADAFYNLGVAYGLQDQEEKALAMFNKALEVQPGHPLASYVKKVIEQGEK encoded by the coding sequence ATGGATAAAAACCAATTAGGAATTCAATATATGCAGGAGGGTAAATGGGAAGAGGCGGCAAAAATATTCAATGAAGCCATTGAAGAAAATAACGCTGATCCAGTTGCCTATATCAATTTTGGGAATGTACTGGCTGCGGTCGGTGAGGAAGAAAAAGCGATGAAATTTTATGAAAAAGCAATCGAGCTTGATGAAAATGCTGCGGCTGCTTATTATAGTGCGGGCAATCTTTACTTTAATCAGGAGCGTTTTAAAGAAGCATCAAATATGTTCGAAAAAGCCATGAAAATAGGCCTTCAGACAAGTGATAATTATTTTATGCTGGCAATGTCACTTATTCAGTTGGAGCAGAACAGACTTGCGCTTCCGTATTTGCAAAGATGTGTAGAACTGGATGAAAATGATGCCGAGGCCCGCTTCCAATATGGAATGCTTCTTGCCCAGCAGGAGCTGATTGATCAAGCAATTGTTCAATTTGAAAAGTGTACGGAGCTTGAGCCAGAGCATGCTGATGCGTTTTATAATCTTGGCGTTGCATATGGACTTCAGGATCAGGAAGAGAAAGCTCTTGCTATGTTCAACAAGGCTCTTGAGGTACAGCCTGGCCATCCGCTTGCAAGCTATGTGAAAAAGGTAATTGAACAAGGAGAAAAGTAA
- a CDS encoding PRC-barrel domain-containing protein, whose protein sequence is MRTFLTVNGLPIYNLSTGKRVGHVCDINISNGKIKGLIVKRGAFFKQSCFLDIKDVSFFGQDGIMIENEEAF, encoded by the coding sequence TTGCGGACATTTTTAACAGTCAACGGATTGCCAATATACAATTTATCAACCGGAAAAAGAGTTGGGCATGTTTGTGATATCAACATTTCAAACGGTAAAATTAAAGGGCTGATTGTAAAAAGAGGCGCATTTTTCAAACAATCTTGTTTTCTGGATATAAAAGACGTATCATTCTTCGGACAAGACGGGATCATGATCGAAAATGAAGAGGCCTTTTAA
- a CDS encoding PRC-barrel domain-containing protein, translating into MTKRGNSVGLLKDVYFLEELGTIVGYEYTDGFFSELSEGKRVINSVEPPAIGKDAIIVDANPM; encoded by the coding sequence ATGACGAAAAGGGGTAATTCGGTCGGTTTATTGAAGGATGTATATTTCCTGGAAGAATTGGGCACAATCGTAGGGTACGAATATACGGACGGTTTCTTTTCTGAACTTTCGGAGGGAAAACGAGTGATTAATTCCGTAGAGCCGCCGGCGATTGGAAAGGATGCCATCATCGTCGACGCTAATCCGATGTGA
- a CDS encoding YrzQ family protein, with the protein MNRMITSAIAFGAGMVAYNYVQKNNMMSGRQMKKWQRKMTRALF; encoded by the coding sequence ATGAATAGAATGATTACCTCAGCTATTGCCTTTGGTGCTGGCATGGTAGCCTATAATTATGTACAAAAAAATAACATGATGTCGGGCCGCCAGATGAAAAAATGGCAAAGGAAAATGACCCGCGCCCTATTTTAA
- a CDS encoding AI-2E family transporter: MDIRMKWYYRIGFILLLLIAIYVFLKIRFVWMPVLQIAFLILLPFIIAGFITYLLHPVVEGLHERGLHRGLAIFLIYFIFFGGLGFLCYKGIPAFISQLKELSESAPFLAEQYRQWVHTLQSHTAAWPDGLQGRMNDGIAAFEKKLDALLSIAVGILLRFFNSVLILALIPFIAFYMLKDFNMIKKAVWYMTPKKWRHQGIHFLRDVDASLGSYIRGQLLVCVIIGGISSLLFWMFHLKYPLLLGAIIGITNVIPYFGPIIGAVPAMIIAATMSPKLIITTLIIIFGLQFLEGNILSPFIVGKSLHMHPLLIMLALTAGGEVGGIVGLILAVPVLAVLKVGVIHARDHFIHGKSKQPSS, from the coding sequence TTGGATATTCGAATGAAATGGTATTACCGTATTGGTTTTATACTCCTTTTATTAATTGCTATATACGTTTTTTTGAAAATCCGCTTTGTGTGGATGCCTGTTTTACAAATAGCCTTCCTTATTCTCTTGCCGTTTATCATTGCTGGTTTTATTACTTATCTGCTCCATCCAGTAGTTGAAGGCCTGCACGAAAGAGGGCTGCACAGAGGGCTCGCCATTTTTTTGATCTATTTCATTTTTTTTGGAGGGCTTGGTTTTCTATGCTATAAGGGAATACCCGCTTTTATCAGCCAATTAAAAGAATTGTCGGAAAGTGCTCCATTTCTGGCAGAACAGTACAGGCAATGGGTTCATACCTTGCAATCTCATACAGCAGCCTGGCCAGATGGCCTGCAGGGTAGAATGAATGATGGTATTGCCGCCTTCGAAAAAAAATTGGACGCCCTTCTGTCGATAGCGGTTGGAATACTGCTGCGTTTTTTTAATTCTGTGCTAATCCTGGCGCTGATTCCATTTATCGCTTTTTATATGCTGAAGGATTTTAATATGATAAAAAAAGCAGTTTGGTACATGACTCCAAAAAAATGGCGCCATCAGGGCATTCATTTTTTGAGGGATGTGGATGCCTCATTAGGTAGCTATATAAGGGGACAGCTTCTCGTCTGTGTCATTATTGGAGGAATTTCATCCCTGTTATTTTGGATGTTTCATCTAAAATATCCGCTTCTTCTAGGGGCCATTATTGGAATTACAAATGTGATACCTTATTTTGGTCCTATAATTGGAGCAGTGCCGGCGATGATTATCGCGGCAACAATGTCTCCTAAATTAATTATTACGACTTTAATCATCATTTTTGGCCTCCAATTTCTTGAAGGAAATATATTATCGCCCTTTATTGTTGGCAAGAGCCTTCATATGCATCCGCTATTAATTATGCTTGCCCTCACGGCAGGTGGAGAGGTGGGCGGTATAGTAGGTTTGATTCTTGCCGTACCGGTGCTCGCAGTTTTGAAGGTGGGTGTGATCCATGCGAGGGACCATTTCATACATGGGAAAAGCAAACAGCCGTCGTCATAG
- a CDS encoding IreB family regulatory phosphoprotein — translation MSSFDKTMRFNFPEEPFEHDVNEVLYQVYEALQDKGYNPINQIVGYLLSGDPAYIPRHRDARNIIRKLERDEIIEELVKSYLKQQREV, via the coding sequence ATGAGCTCATTTGATAAAACGATGAGATTCAATTTTCCAGAAGAGCCTTTCGAACATGATGTCAATGAGGTACTGTACCAGGTATATGAAGCTCTCCAGGACAAGGGTTACAATCCCATTAATCAAATTGTGGGCTACCTTTTATCCGGGGATCCTGCATATATTCCCCGCCATCGGGATGCCAGAAACATCATCCGTAAGCTTGAACGGGATGAAATTATTGAAGAACTGGTAAAATCCTATTTAAAACAGCAACGAGAGGTTTAA
- the ruvX gene encoding Holliday junction resolvase RuvX: MRTMGLDVGSKTVGVAVSDELGWTAQGLKTLKIDEEKNEFGFEEIGQLIKEYEVSKVVIGLPKNMNGSIGPRGEASQRFAAEVETRFAVPAVLWDERLTTMAAERVLLEADMSRKKRKKVIDKMAAVLILQGYLDSKN, translated from the coding sequence ATGCGCACAATGGGTTTGGATGTGGGCTCTAAAACTGTCGGAGTTGCCGTCAGTGATGAGCTGGGCTGGACAGCACAAGGGCTGAAAACACTCAAAATCGATGAAGAAAAAAATGAGTTTGGTTTTGAGGAAATTGGTCAATTAATAAAAGAGTATGAGGTAAGCAAGGTTGTAATTGGCCTGCCTAAAAACATGAATGGCTCTATTGGACCGCGTGGTGAAGCCAGCCAGCGTTTTGCAGCCGAAGTGGAAACAAGGTTTGCCGTTCCAGCTGTTTTATGGGACGAGCGCCTTACCACAATGGCTGCAGAACGGGTACTGCTAGAAGCAGACATGAGCAGGAAAAAGAGGAAGAAAGTCATTGATAAAATGGCTGCTGTTCTTATTTTACAAGGCTATCTAGATAGCAAAAACTAA
- a CDS encoding DUF1292 domain-containing protein: MNHGENNITVVDEEGNEQLCEVLFTFDSEEFGKSYVLYYPVGAEEDDEDEIEIHASAFMPTEDNADGELMPVESDEEWDMIEEMLNTFLDEQEEGE, translated from the coding sequence ATGAATCACGGAGAAAATAATATTACAGTAGTAGATGAAGAAGGTAACGAACAATTATGTGAGGTGCTTTTCACATTTGACTCAGAGGAGTTTGGCAAGTCTTACGTTCTTTACTATCCAGTAGGAGCAGAAGAAGACGATGAGGATGAAATCGAAATCCATGCATCGGCTTTTATGCCAACTGAAGATAATGCTGACGGCGAGTTAATGCCAGTCGAATCAGACGAAGAATGGGATATGATTGAAGAAATGCTGAACACCTTCCTTGATGAACAAGAAGAAGGCGAATAA
- the mltG gene encoding endolytic transglycosylase MltG translates to MIFDTIIKKLKELLNEEGKSKRKVMTIAAAIIIAAAVISGGGYMYFKSALKPVSPGSREQRTVEVPIGSSVSGIASTLEDKGIIKDAHVFKLYVKLNHEAGFMAGEYQLSPSMTVREIVKSLKTGKVFQKETVRVTIPEGKQLKEIALILSKAANKPETDVFKRLNDRNFIQSLIKEYPDVLSQDILSKNVIYPLEGYLFPATYPFYKEKPTVDEMVKVMLDKTQIVIEAYKGQMKQKNLKPHQLLTMASLIEEEATQKADRHKIASVFYNRIAKGMPLQTDPTVLYAQGKHKDRVFYKDLEVKSPYNTYKNSGLPPGPIANAGKMSIEAALNPEKTDFLYFLAASDGTVIFTKTLDEHNREKAKHISSKK, encoded by the coding sequence TTGATATTTGATACAATAATTAAGAAACTAAAAGAGCTTCTAAATGAAGAAGGAAAATCAAAAAGGAAAGTAATGACCATTGCTGCAGCCATTATCATAGCGGCTGCTGTTATAAGCGGCGGAGGCTATATGTATTTTAAGTCTGCATTAAAGCCAGTCAGCCCGGGGAGCAGAGAGCAAAGGACGGTTGAAGTCCCAATAGGTTCATCGGTTTCCGGTATAGCCAGTACCCTTGAGGATAAAGGCATTATTAAAGATGCCCACGTTTTTAAACTCTATGTGAAACTGAACCACGAAGCAGGTTTTATGGCAGGGGAATATCAATTAAGCCCATCCATGACTGTACGTGAAATTGTTAAAAGTCTAAAAACAGGGAAAGTATTTCAAAAAGAGACAGTCAGGGTCACCATTCCAGAAGGAAAACAACTGAAGGAAATTGCTTTAATTCTTTCGAAGGCCGCAAATAAACCGGAGACGGATGTCTTTAAAAGGCTGAATGACCGGAATTTTATCCAGTCTCTGATAAAGGAATATCCGGATGTGCTTTCGCAGGATATATTGAGCAAAAATGTAATATACCCTCTGGAAGGCTACCTATTCCCTGCTACTTATCCATTTTATAAGGAAAAGCCGACAGTAGATGAAATGGTCAAGGTTATGCTTGATAAAACGCAAATTGTTATAGAGGCATATAAAGGCCAGATGAAACAGAAAAACCTCAAGCCTCATCAGCTGCTAACTATGGCATCACTTATTGAGGAGGAAGCTACTCAAAAAGCGGATAGACATAAAATAGCGAGTGTTTTTTACAACCGTATAGCAAAAGGGATGCCGCTTCAAACAGATCCTACTGTCCTTTACGCCCAGGGAAAACATAAGGATCGGGTTTTTTATAAGGATTTAGAAGTGAAATCTCCATACAATACTTATAAAAATTCTGGACTTCCGCCTGGACCGATTGCGAATGCAGGAAAAATGTCGATAGAAGCCGCATTAAATCCTGAAAAAACCGACTTTTTATACTTTCTTGCTGCTTCGGATGGAACGGTTATTTTTACTAAAACACTTGATGAGCATAACAGGGAAAAAGCAAAGCATATTTCTAGTAAAAAATAA
- a CDS encoding peptidase U32 family protein, whose translation MKKPELLVTPVTVEDIIPLAEAGADAFVLGEQRFGLRLAGEFNRDDTKKAIELAHSKGKKVYIAMNAIFHNEKIEELKDYTRFASESGADAIIFGDPAVLMTAKEVAPEMKLHWNTETTATNWYTCNYWGRKGAKRAVLAREINLDAIVEMKEHAEVEIEVQVHGMTCMFQSKRSLLGNYFLYQDKAMEIENRKQQKNMFLHDKERENKYPIFEDENGTHIMSPNDICVIDELGEMLEAGVDSFKIDGILKSPEYILAVTKAYRKAMDLYFEDPERYEEEKENLLSELEAIQPPNRPFDTGFFFKETVY comes from the coding sequence ATGAAAAAACCAGAATTATTAGTTACGCCTGTAACGGTTGAGGATATAATCCCTTTAGCAGAAGCAGGAGCTGATGCATTTGTGTTGGGAGAACAGCGTTTTGGCTTACGTCTTGCCGGTGAATTTAACCGCGATGACACAAAAAAGGCGATTGAACTTGCCCATTCAAAAGGGAAAAAGGTATATATAGCAATGAATGCTATTTTCCACAATGAAAAGATCGAGGAATTAAAGGATTATACTCGTTTCGCGTCGGAATCAGGTGCGGATGCCATCATTTTTGGTGATCCTGCGGTATTAATGACCGCGAAAGAGGTTGCGCCGGAAATGAAGCTGCACTGGAATACTGAAACGACGGCCACAAATTGGTATACATGCAATTACTGGGGAAGAAAGGGCGCAAAAAGAGCTGTCCTTGCCCGTGAAATCAATTTGGATGCCATTGTTGAAATGAAAGAGCATGCTGAAGTTGAGATAGAAGTGCAGGTGCATGGTATGACTTGTATGTTCCAATCAAAACGTTCTCTTCTTGGGAATTATTTTTTATACCAGGACAAGGCAATGGAAATAGAAAATCGTAAGCAGCAGAAGAATATGTTTTTGCATGATAAAGAACGGGAAAATAAATATCCGATTTTCGAAGATGAAAATGGAACCCATATTATGAGTCCGAACGATATCTGCGTCATTGATGAGCTTGGTGAAATGCTAGAGGCTGGCGTGGATTCATTTAAAATTGACGGCATATTAAAAAGCCCTGAATACATTCTTGCAGTTACAAAAGCATACAGAAAAGCTATGGATTTATACTTTGAAGACCCTGAACGTTATGAAGAAGAAAAGGAAAACCTTTTATCAGAGCTGGAGGCAATTCAACCGCCTAACCGTCCATTTGATACAGGATTCTTCTTTAAAGAAACAGTTTATTAA
- a CDS encoding U32 family peptidase: MSAVKERISEIVDGKRVIVIKPELLAPAGNLEKLKIAVQYGADAVFIGGQEYGLRSNADNFTFEEMKEGVEFAKKFGAKIYVTTNIFAHNENIDGLEDYLLGLREAGVAGIIVADPLIIETCRRVAPEIEVHLSTQQSLSNWKAVQFWKEEGLERVVLARETGAEEIREMKEKVDIEIEAFIHGAMCIAYSGRCTLSNHMTARDSNRGGCCQSCRWDYDLYQQDGNSETPLFDENDAAFAMSPKDLNLIQAIPRMIELGVDSLKIEGRMKSIHYVATVVSVYRKVIDAYCADPDNFVINPEWLKELDKCANRETAPAFFEGIPGYKEQMFGNHSKKTTFDFAGLVLDYNKETQMVTLQQRNNFKPGQEVEFFGPEIENFTHVIDKIWDEKGNELDVARHPLQIVQFKLDKPVYPNNMMRKEN; encoded by the coding sequence ATGAGTGCAGTGAAGGAAAGAATTTCAGAGATTGTCGATGGTAAACGTGTCATTGTCATAAAGCCTGAGCTTCTCGCACCTGCGGGCAACCTGGAAAAGCTGAAGATTGCCGTTCAATATGGAGCAGATGCCGTATTTATTGGCGGCCAGGAGTATGGCCTTCGTTCGAACGCCGATAACTTTACTTTTGAGGAAATGAAAGAGGGAGTAGAGTTCGCCAAAAAATTCGGAGCGAAAATTTATGTTACAACCAATATATTCGCACATAATGAGAACATTGATGGGCTGGAAGATTACCTTCTTGGTCTGCGTGAAGCAGGAGTGGCCGGTATTATTGTAGCTGATCCGCTTATTATTGAAACTTGCCGCCGCGTTGCACCGGAAATCGAAGTGCACCTAAGTACCCAGCAATCATTATCGAATTGGAAGGCTGTCCAATTCTGGAAAGAAGAAGGGCTTGAACGTGTCGTACTGGCACGTGAAACAGGTGCAGAAGAAATACGCGAAATGAAGGAAAAGGTTGACATTGAAATTGAGGCATTTATTCATGGAGCAATGTGTATCGCATATTCAGGCCGTTGTACCCTTAGCAACCATATGACTGCCAGGGACTCAAACAGGGGTGGCTGCTGCCAGTCATGCAGATGGGATTATGATCTCTATCAGCAGGATGGAAACAGTGAAACGCCTCTTTTTGACGAAAATGATGCAGCATTTGCTATGAGCCCAAAGGACCTCAATCTTATCCAGGCCATACCTAGGATGATTGAGCTTGGCGTCGACAGCTTGAAAATTGAAGGACGGATGAAATCAATCCACTATGTTGCTACAGTTGTCAGCGTATATCGTAAAGTGATTGACGCGTACTGTGCAGATCCTGATAACTTTGTAATTAATCCAGAATGGTTAAAAGAGCTTGATAAATGCGCAAATCGTGAAACAGCTCCTGCCTTCTTTGAAGGAATTCCAGGGTATAAAGAGCAAATGTTTGGCAATCATAGCAAAAAGACTACTTTTGATTTTGCCGGACTTGTATTGGATTACAATAAGGAAACTCAAATGGTTACACTGCAGCAAAGGAATAACTTTAAACCTGGCCAGGAAGTAGAATTCTTTGGTCCGGAAATAGAAAACTTTACTCATGTTATTGATAAAATTTGGGATGAAAAAGGTAATGAACTGGATGTAGCACGCCATCCGCTTCAAATTGTACAATTCAAGTTGGACAAGCCGGTTTACCCTAACAACATGATGCGGAAGGAGAACTAG
- the udk gene encoding uridine kinase encodes MERKPVVIGVAGGSGSGKTSVTKAIYESFKGHSILILEQDYYYKDQSTLPFEERLKTNYDHPLAFDNDLMIEHIEKLLRYEAIDKPVYDYSVHTRSDEIIPVDPKDVIILEGILILEDERLRDLMDIKLYVDTDGDLRIIRRLMRDIKERGRTMDSVIEQYVNVVRPMHNQFIEPTKRYADIIIPEGGHNHVAIDLMVTKIQTILEQKSIL; translated from the coding sequence ATGGAACGCAAACCCGTTGTTATTGGTGTCGCCGGAGGATCCGGCTCAGGAAAGACAAGTGTTACAAAAGCAATATACGAGAGCTTTAAAGGTCATTCTATTTTAATTTTAGAGCAGGACTATTATTATAAGGATCAGAGCACCCTTCCTTTTGAAGAGCGTCTGAAGACAAATTATGACCATCCTTTAGCGTTTGATAATGATTTGATGATTGAGCATATTGAAAAGCTGCTCCGTTATGAAGCGATTGACAAGCCAGTATATGACTATTCAGTCCATACCCGTTCTGATGAAATTATTCCAGTTGACCCGAAGGATGTTATTATTCTTGAAGGTATTTTAATCCTTGAAGATGAGCGTCTTCGTGACTTAATGGATATTAAATTATACGTGGATACTGACGGAGACCTGCGGATCATCCGACGTTTAATGCGTGATATTAAAGAACGCGGACGCACAATGGATTCTGTCATTGAACAATATGTTAATGTTGTTCGTCCCATGCATAACCAATTTATCGAGCCTACAAAGCGTTATGCTGATATTATCATTCCTGAGGGCGGCCACAACCATGTTGCCATCGATTTAATGGTCACAAAAATTCAAACAATTCTTGAACAAAAGTCAATTTTATGA
- the greA gene encoding transcription elongation factor GreA codes for MATEKVFPMTQAGKDKLVQELEHLKSVKRKEVVERIKIARSFGDLSENSEYDSAKEEQAFVEGRITTLENMVRNAKIIAEGDMASDAVSLGSSVTFVELPNGDEETYTIVGSAEADPFEGKISNDSPIAKSLMGKKVGDEVSVQTPGGEMSVRITSIK; via the coding sequence TTGGCTACAGAAAAAGTATTTCCAATGACACAGGCAGGTAAAGATAAACTTGTACAGGAATTGGAGCATTTAAAATCTGTTAAACGAAAAGAAGTAGTTGAGCGTATTAAAATCGCGAGAAGCTTCGGTGACTTATCGGAGAACTCTGAATATGATTCTGCTAAAGAAGAGCAGGCATTTGTGGAAGGCCGCATTACAACGCTTGAAAATATGGTCAGAAATGCAAAAATCATAGCAGAGGGCGATATGGCAAGCGATGCCGTTTCACTTGGCAGCTCTGTTACCTTCGTTGAACTTCCGAATGGCGACGAAGAAACATATACAATTGTCGGAAGTGCGGAAGCAGACCCATTTGAAGGGAAAATTTCCAATGATTCACCGATTGCTAAGAGCCTCATGGGTAAAAAGGTTGGAGACGAAGTTTCTGTACAGACTCCAGGCGGAGAAATGAGCGTTCGAATTACCTCTATTAAATAA
- a CDS encoding YrrS family protein, translating to MNNDFKNSSRSGYRAKRKKTNILLNSLIAIVLLLIIIVAFTVFAGGNDNSASKSDNNKEAKHTQHSKKDKQSTSDNSTEASDSQTQTSEDNQSTDSEETASEQPDDSAAPVVTEGGSTDNVKQTIENPEWKPVGTSQTGEHAADYDSNSVDWQEMLNAISYATGIDRGNMTVWRIGNNNHDPNSSIATVSSKEDKKAYRVYIDWVDGEGWKPSKVEELTENDQGN from the coding sequence TTGAATAACGATTTTAAAAATAGCTCGCGTTCAGGATACCGGGCTAAACGAAAGAAAACCAACATACTGCTGAACAGTTTGATTGCAATTGTTCTGCTCTTAATTATTATTGTTGCCTTTACGGTTTTCGCAGGCGGCAATGATAATTCTGCATCCAAGAGTGACAACAATAAAGAAGCTAAACATACACAGCATTCAAAGAAAGATAAGCAAAGTACTTCTGATAACAGTACAGAAGCTAGTGACAGCCAAACTCAAACGAGTGAAGATAATCAAAGTACTGACAGTGAAGAAACAGCTTCCGAGCAGCCTGATGATTCAGCAGCACCGGTTGTTACAGAAGGCGGGAGTACAGACAACGTAAAACAAACAATTGAAAATCCTGAATGGAAGCCTGTTGGGACTTCACAAACAGGGGAGCATGCGGCTGATTATGATTCAAACTCCGTTGACTGGCAGGAAATGCTGAACGCCATTTCATATGCAACTGGGATTGACCGTGGAAATATGACGGTATGGCGTATCGGAAACAATAATCATGATCCTAACAGCTCAATTGCGACCGTTTCATCCAAGGAAGATAAAAAGGCATATCGTGTTTACATCGATTGGGTTGATGGCGAGGGCTGGAAGCCTTCCAAGGTGGAAGAATTAACGGAGAATGACCAAGGGAATTAA
- a CDS encoding DUF2536 family protein, whose protein sequence is MNFHLDLIEDKVEFFEAADLKTLQKKIESQIEINKAIMLSVHSVSHQMHLNENGQRFYSAVVHFKQKK, encoded by the coding sequence TTGAACTTCCATCTGGATTTAATAGAGGATAAAGTAGAATTTTTTGAAGCTGCCGACTTAAAAACATTGCAAAAGAAAATCGAATCCCAGATTGAAATAAATAAGGCCATTATGCTCTCCGTTCACTCTGTTTCACATCAAATGCATCTGAATGAAAATGGCCAGAGGTTTTATTCCGCTGTTGTTCATTTTAAGCAAAAAAAATAA
- a CDS encoding methyltransferase domain-containing protein: MGREFLDVFEQWADSYDDTVVGHDAEYKEVFLNYDGILDEVANRSKGHVVEFGVGTGNLTRKILNRGLTVTGIEPSAPMRKIAEEKLNGKAEVLDGDFMVFPAVKNPETFVSTYAFHHLTDSEKSQAIALYGKLLFNGGKIVFADTMYESEEDYKKAILDAQEKGFHNLAKDLQTEFYTTIPVLKGIMESNGFSVTFTRCNDFVWLMEGVKL; encoded by the coding sequence ATGGGCAGAGAATTTTTAGATGTTTTTGAACAATGGGCTGATTCATATGATGACACAGTAGTTGGACATGATGCTGAATATAAAGAAGTTTTTTTGAATTATGATGGAATATTGGACGAGGTAGCCAACCGTTCTAAGGGCCATGTCGTTGAGTTTGGCGTTGGAACAGGCAATCTCACAAGAAAAATATTGAACAGAGGCTTAACTGTAACGGGAATAGAGCCTTCTGCACCTATGAGGAAAATTGCTGAGGAAAAACTTAATGGCAAAGCCGAGGTCCTTGATGGAGATTTTATGGTCTTTCCTGCCGTAAAAAATCCAGAAACCTTTGTCAGTACTTATGCATTTCATCACTTAACAGACAGCGAAAAATCCCAAGCAATAGCCCTATATGGAAAACTTTTATTCAATGGTGGTAAAATAGTGTTTGCGGATACAATGTATGAATCCGAAGAAGATTATAAAAAGGCTATTTTAGATGCACAAGAAAAGGGCTTCCATAACCTTGCAAAGGATTTGCAAACGGAGTTTTACACCACAATCCCGGTTTTAAAGGGAATAATGGAGAGCAATGGGTTTTCAGTAACCTTCACCCGCTGCAATGATTTTGTGTGGCTCATGGAAGGAGTAAAACTTTAA
- the mtnN gene encoding 5'-methylthioadenosine/S-adenosylhomocysteine nucleosidase, producing MKIAIIGAMEEEVALLRENIEGKTQETVAGCEFTFGKMHGTDVILLRSGIGKVNAAMSTTILLEKYKPDYIINTGSAGGFNPELNVGDAVISTDVRHHDVDVTAFGYEYGQVPQLPAAFPADEKLISIAEAAAKEIEEIQIVKGLIATGDSFMQDAGRVDFVRTKFQDLQAVEMEAAAIAQVSYQFKVPFVIIRSLSDIAGKESNVSFDQFLEKAALHSATLVMKIVAKLG from the coding sequence ATGAAAATCGCAATCATTGGAGCAATGGAAGAAGAAGTGGCTCTTTTAAGAGAAAATATCGAAGGAAAAACACAGGAAACAGTGGCAGGGTGTGAATTCACCTTTGGAAAAATGCATGGAACAGATGTTATCCTCCTTCGTTCAGGCATAGGTAAAGTAAATGCCGCAATGTCGACCACAATCCTGCTTGAAAAATACAAGCCTGATTATATTATCAATACTGGATCTGCAGGTGGTTTTAATCCGGAACTAAACGTAGGTGATGCAGTTATTTCTACGGATGTACGTCATCATGATGTGGACGTTACAGCTTTCGGATATGAATATGGCCAGGTCCCTCAGCTCCCTGCAGCATTTCCTGCAGACGAGAAATTGATATCGATTGCTGAAGCAGCCGCAAAGGAAATCGAAGAAATTCAAATTGTTAAAGGGCTAATTGCAACAGGAGATTCATTTATGCAGGATGCTGGACGGGTTGATTTTGTCCGAACCAAATTCCAGGACCTTCAGGCAGTTGAAATGGAAGCAGCGGCAATTGCCCAGGTTTCTTATCAATTTAAAGTTCCATTCGTAATCATCCGTTCACTTTCCGATATCGCAGGCAAGGAATCGAATGTATCTTTTGATCAATTTTTAGAAAAGGCAGCGCTTCATTCTGCCACGCTTGTCATGAAGATTGTCGCGAAGCTTGGCTGA
- a CDS encoding YrhC family protein has translation MKNHAKNLYGKMIDFKRFAVALLAAGVFFYLGVIIPSGTKTVMSLNILILSSMSFLAASVFFFILSKKCRMELEEMEEGQEYLMKK, from the coding sequence GTGAAAAACCACGCAAAGAATTTATACGGAAAAATGATTGACTTCAAACGGTTTGCGGTAGCTCTTTTAGCTGCGGGCGTTTTCTTTTACTTGGGAGTCATTATTCCATCAGGCACAAAAACTGTGATGAGTTTAAATATATTGATATTATCGTCAATGTCATTTTTAGCCGCTTCCGTTTTCTTTTTCATTCTCTCAAAGAAGTGCAGAATGGAGCTTGAAGAAATGGAAGAAGGACAGGAATATTTAATGAAAAAATAA